The following proteins are co-located in the Chondrinema litorale genome:
- a CDS encoding sigma-70 family RNA polymerase sigma factor, which translates to MTTEQNTEFYENAYKQISAYVRKLSSTSEHIDEVTQEVFLKIHHSIGTLKNEEKLKPWLNRIVYTTLMDYYKRKKNNVLENTKGLELQQEEVNNHNDELINCIMGLLQLLPEKERDLLKAVEIDQMKQIEYAKQNNIKLSTVKSRVQRAKQKIKDQISSNCNLEMDKFGNVIDYQMNKTH; encoded by the coding sequence ATGACAACTGAACAGAATACCGAATTTTACGAGAATGCATATAAACAAATAAGTGCTTATGTTCGAAAACTGTCATCTACTTCCGAACATATTGATGAAGTTACTCAAGAAGTGTTTCTGAAAATTCATCACTCAATAGGGACATTGAAAAATGAAGAAAAATTAAAGCCATGGCTTAACCGCATTGTGTATACAACGCTCATGGATTATTATAAACGTAAAAAAAACAATGTGTTAGAAAACACAAAGGGCCTAGAACTTCAACAAGAAGAAGTAAACAACCACAATGACGAACTCATAAATTGCATTATGGGGTTGCTTCAACTTTTACCTGAAAAAGAAAGAGACTTGTTGAAAGCGGTGGAAATAGACCAAATGAAGCAAATCGAATATGCAAAACAAAACAACATTAAGCTCAGCACAGTAAAATCAAGAGTGCAAAGGGCGAAGCAAAAAATCAAAGACCAAATCTCATCAAACTGTAATTTGGAAATGGATAAGTTTGGAAATGTTATCGATTATCAAATGAATAAAACACACTGA
- the ltrA gene encoding group II intron reverse transcriptase/maturase: MIAKILEPKNLYRAYRKVVANKGASGVDGMKVDQLKPFMDKNRTAVITSILNRNYIPSAIKGVEIPKSNGKFRLLGVPTVVERWLQQAVSQQLATKFELTFEDNSFGFRPGKNIHQAIRQSQKFINDGYQDIVDIDLRNFFDEVAHYKILQLIYNKVKCPTTLWLIRKWLRAPIQINGKLQKRRKGMPQGSPLSPLLSNILLDQLDKELKKKGLNYVRYADDFSIYAKSKSEARKIGNAVFKFLKEKLDLPINLDKSGIRRPSNFELLGHGFVPTYKKGEKGKYQLIVTRSGWENLKRKLKAATKKTKPYSLEERLEKLRQVWMGWINNYRMASIYAKLKALDEWVRNRLRYCIWHDWKKSERKRKNLIRLGVNQDQAYAWSRTRMGGWAVAQSPILGTTITLSRLKRKGYKSMVDYYSEFRPQIQ, from the coding sequence ATGATAGCGAAAATTTTAGAACCGAAAAACCTCTATAGAGCCTACCGAAAGGTAGTGGCTAATAAAGGTGCTTCAGGAGTTGATGGAATGAAGGTAGACCAATTGAAACCATTTATGGATAAAAACCGGACTGCCGTGATCACCTCAATCCTGAATAGGAACTATATACCTTCAGCTATCAAGGGAGTTGAAATCCCGAAGAGCAATGGAAAATTTAGGTTATTAGGCGTTCCCACTGTAGTAGAAAGGTGGCTGCAACAGGCGGTCAGCCAACAATTAGCTACAAAATTCGAACTTACCTTTGAAGATAATAGCTTTGGCTTCCGTCCCGGAAAGAACATTCATCAGGCAATAAGACAGTCCCAGAAATTCATCAATGATGGGTATCAGGATATTGTTGATATTGACTTGAGGAACTTCTTCGATGAAGTTGCCCATTACAAAATACTACAACTCATTTACAACAAAGTAAAATGCCCGACAACCTTGTGGCTAATCCGGAAATGGCTGCGAGCACCAATCCAGATTAATGGAAAGTTGCAAAAACGCAGAAAAGGAATGCCTCAAGGAAGCCCACTTAGTCCGCTACTATCTAATATTTTATTAGACCAGCTGGATAAAGAACTCAAGAAGAAAGGGCTAAACTATGTCCGTTATGCCGATGACTTCAGCATTTATGCGAAATCAAAATCAGAGGCAAGAAAAATTGGTAATGCAGTCTTTAAATTCCTAAAGGAAAAATTAGATTTGCCTATCAACCTGGATAAAAGCGGTATTAGAAGGCCCTCAAATTTTGAGCTACTAGGCCATGGCTTTGTGCCAACCTATAAGAAGGGTGAAAAAGGTAAATATCAACTTATTGTAACCCGTAGCGGTTGGGAAAACCTAAAGCGGAAATTAAAGGCGGCAACCAAAAAGACCAAACCTTACAGTCTCGAAGAACGATTAGAAAAACTCAGACAGGTATGGATGGGATGGATAAATAACTACCGAATGGCAAGTATTTATGCCAAACTAAAAGCACTGGATGAGTGGGTCCGAAATCGGTTGAGATATTGTATTTGGCACGATTGGAAAAAGTCGGAGAGAAAACGCAAAAACCTCATCAGATTAGGTGTAAATCAAGATCAGGCATACGCCTGGAGTCGCACCAGAATGGGGGGATGGGCAGTTGCCCAAAGTCCAATTTTGGGTACGACTATTACACTATCCCGTCTGAAAAGAAAAGGTTACAAATCTATGGTGGACTATTACTCGGAATTCCGTCCTCAAATTCAATGA
- a CDS encoding GNAT family N-acetyltransferase, which yields MKIRKVNIQDIEKLKEIGKLTFAETFSSENSEENMKEYLENGFSTEKLTAELTDQNAEFYFAEIDEKTIGYLKVNVGESQTEIKDKNALEIERIYVLKEFHGKKVGQILYDKAIELAKEKNVKYVWLGVWEQNPRAIRFYEKNGFKAFDKHVFKLGNDEQTDIMMKLKIE from the coding sequence ATGAAAATCAGAAAAGTAAATATTCAAGATATTGAAAAACTAAAAGAAATCGGAAAACTGACTTTTGCCGAAACTTTTTCCTCGGAAAACAGCGAGGAGAATATGAAAGAATATTTGGAAAACGGATTTTCAACGGAAAAACTGACTGCAGAACTGACCGACCAAAACGCTGAATTTTACTTTGCGGAAATTGACGAAAAAACAATCGGATATTTAAAAGTAAACGTTGGAGAATCTCAAACCGAAATTAAAGACAAAAATGCACTCGAAATTGAACGGATTTACGTGCTAAAAGAATTTCACGGAAAAAAAGTCGGACAAATACTATATGACAAAGCCATTGAATTGGCGAAAGAAAAAAATGTGAAATATGTTTGGTTGGGAGTTTGGGAACAAAACCCAAGAGCAATCCGATTTTATGAAAAAAATGGATTTAAAGCTTTTGATAAACACGTTTTCAAACTTGGAAACGATGAACAAACCGACATTATGATGAAACTAAAAATAGAATAA